In Halanaerobium praevalens DSM 2228, the DNA window ATATTTCAGCTAAATCAGAATGTGGATTAATTGAGGCAATAGAAAATAAAAAGGGTTCTTTTTTAATGGGTTTACAATGGCATCCTGAAGACCTAATAGATAACAGCAGATCTTTTATCAACTTATTTTCTGAGCTTATAAAAGTAGCTAAAACTAGAAAGGATAATTTTTGTGAAAAAAAATAAAAAAATAATTAAAATATTAAAAGCCATTGCTGATCAAAATAGACTGGAAATGCTTAAATTATTAAGCTCTGAGCAATTATGCAGCTGTCACTTTGTGGATATTTTAGAAATAAGTCAGCCTAATGTTTCTCATCATCTAAAAATATTAAAAGAAGCAGGACTAATTAAAGCTTCTAAAAGAGGTCGTTGGATTGATTATAGTTTGAACAAAGAAAATATTAAATTAGTTAAAAAAGAAATTGATAATATTTTAGAAAATAAAAAAATAATTAAGTCAAATCTTATATAAATAATTTTTGAGCAAAACTATTTATATTTAAACTATTAAATGGTATAATAAAAATAATAAAAGTATAAGACTATACTAACTGGAGGTTTATTAATGTCTAAAATATCAGAAAAAGCACAAGAATTAGGTCAATTATTAATCAATTCAGAAGAATATTTAAAAATGGAAAAGGCAGAAGAAAGTTTAGAAAATGATGAAAAAGCAGTAGAAATGTTAAATAATTTTGAAGAAAAACAGCAAGAATTTGCTAATGATAGATCAAATCAAGAATTAAGAACTGAGCTTCAATCTTTACAAAAAGAAATGCTAAAAAACGACAAAATAAATAATTATTTTCAAACTCAACAACAATTTGGTAAATTAATGGATACTATTAATCATGAAATTTCACATATACTTAATCCTGACCAAGGTTGCTGCTCTTCAGATGAAGGCTGCTGCTCATAAATTTAATTATTCAACTAAAAGAGCTTTGATTTTGGCTTATTCAAATCAAAGCTTCTTTTTTATCTCAATTTGTGTAATTATTCACTTGTACCGGGTACAAAAAAGTAGCAAGCAAAAGAGCTTTTATTCTGCTATTTTTAAATAAAAATAAAATTCACTACCTACTCCTTCTCTACTTTTAAGCTGAATTTCACTTCCATGCTGTTTTATTATATTTCTTACAATCGATAATCCAATTCCTGTTCCTCCCAAAGCCCTTGACCTAGCTTTATCAACTCGATAAAATCTTTCAAAAATTCTCTCTTGATCAGCTTGAGGAATTCCCATACCATTATCTTGAACAGAAAAATAAATCTTATCTTTTTCCTGCTTAACTTTAACCTCAACCTTCCCTCCTTCTGCAGTATATTTAATAGCATTATCAATCAGATTAATCAGTACTTGTTTAATTTGTTCTCGCACCATATAAACAAGAGGTAAATTATTATCAATTTCTAAGTTAAGCTCAAGCTTTTGTTTTTTTGCTTTTTGACTTAAAAGATTAACAACTTTTTTTACTATTTTTTCAAAATTGTCTGCTTCTAGCTTAAATATTTGAGATTCAATTTTAGATAAGTTTAATAAATCATTAATTAAATTAGAAAGACGATCAGTTTCTTCTTTAATGATCTGCAAAAATCTTTCTCTTGTATCTTGGTCTTCAATGTCACTTTCTAAAAGAGTATCTAAATAACCTATAATTGAAGTCAATGGAGTTCTTAACTCATGTGAGACATTAGCAACAAAATCATTTCTAACTGTCTCTAGCTTTCTTAATTCAGTAATATCTGTTAAAACAATTACTCCCCCATTTAGCTTTTTATCAGCAGCTAAAAGTGGAATAAAAGTAGCTTGAATTATTTTTTGTTCTGGATTTTTATACTTAATTTCTCGACTAATAACTTCTTTTTTATCAAATGCTCGTTGTAAATACATATCTATCCGATGGCTAAATAAAGAGCTAATTAATGTTTTACCTCTTATTTTTTCAGCTTCTATATTAAAAATTCTACGAGCAGCTGGATTAATAAGAGTAACTTCTCCCTCTGCATTAACTGCAATTACACCATCTAACATACTAGCTAAAATTGCCTCTATCCTATTTTTTTCCTGAGAAACTTCAGTAATCTTATCTTCTAACTCAGCTGCCATAAAATTAAACATTTTAGCTAATTTTTCAATTTCACTTGTATATCTTCTAACTGGAATTCGCTGACTTAAATCACCTTTGGAAATTTTAGCAGCAGTACTAGTCACAGTTTCTAAAGGTTTAACTATACTCTTAGTTAAGCGCCAGGCTAAGATAATAGTTATTAATGCTAAAATAAAAAAGAAAAAAAGATAACTTTTAATATCTTCAAACAAAACACTTCTAATAAAATTAATTGGACGAGCAATCCTTAAAATCCCAATTAAAGCTCCCTCTTTTTTAATTGGCACAGCAAAATAAAGCATTTGTTCTCCAATTGTTTCACTATAACGGATTTCACTACCAGGGCTAGGCCGATTAAGAGCCTGAATCACTTCTGGACGCTGAAGATGATTATCCATTTTTTCTATATTATGATCAGAATCAGCAATTACTTGACCATCTGCCTGAATAATAGTCACTCTTGTTTGCGAAGCTTCTGCCCAATCTAATACTTTTTGACTCAAAGTTTGATTAGAACTTTTAATAGTTTGGCTTTCTAAATCATTTAAGATTAGCTTTGAATAATGATTTAAGCTAATTTTTTCTTGTTCTAAATAAAAATGGCGGTGATTTGTACTAAAATAATAAAAACTTAAACCAATAATTGAAAGTTGAATAATAATAAAAATAATAATTATCCGATTTTTAATACTTAACTTATTCCATTTTAGCAAATTTATATCCCACCCCTCTCACTGTAACTATCTGATCAGCCTTTATTTTT includes these proteins:
- a CDS encoding YlbF family regulator; this translates as MSKISEKAQELGQLLINSEEYLKMEKAEESLENDEKAVEMLNNFEEKQQEFANDRSNQELRTELQSLQKEMLKNDKINNYFQTQQQFGKLMDTINHEISHILNPDQGCCSSDEGCCS
- the pnpS gene encoding two-component system histidine kinase PnpS, which gives rise to MLKWNKLSIKNRIIIIFIIIQLSIIGLSFYYFSTNHRHFYLEQEKISLNHYSKLILNDLESQTIKSSNQTLSQKVLDWAEASQTRVTIIQADGQVIADSDHNIEKMDNHLQRPEVIQALNRPSPGSEIRYSETIGEQMLYFAVPIKKEGALIGILRIARPINFIRSVLFEDIKSYLFFFFILALITIILAWRLTKSIVKPLETVTSTAAKISKGDLSQRIPVRRYTSEIEKLAKMFNFMAAELEDKITEVSQEKNRIEAILASMLDGVIAVNAEGEVTLINPAARRIFNIEAEKIRGKTLISSLFSHRIDMYLQRAFDKKEVISREIKYKNPEQKIIQATFIPLLAADKKLNGGVIVLTDITELRKLETVRNDFVANVSHELRTPLTSIIGYLDTLLESDIEDQDTRERFLQIIKEETDRLSNLINDLLNLSKIESQIFKLEADNFEKIVKKVVNLLSQKAKKQKLELNLEIDNNLPLVYMVREQIKQVLINLIDNAIKYTAEGGKVEVKVKQEKDKIYFSVQDNGMGIPQADQERIFERFYRVDKARSRALGGTGIGLSIVRNIIKQHGSEIQLKSREGVGSEFYFYLKIAE
- a CDS encoding ArsR/SmtB family transcription factor, which produces MKKNKKIIKILKAIADQNRLEMLKLLSSEQLCSCHFVDILEISQPNVSHHLKILKEAGLIKASKRGRWIDYSLNKENIKLVKKEIDNILENKKIIKSNLI